Proteins encoded within one genomic window of Chitinophaga parva:
- the lptB gene encoding LPS export ABC transporter ATP-binding protein, which yields MGLKIHTDQLVKKYGARTVVNHVSVEVEQGEIVGLLGPNGAGKTTTFYMVVGLIKPDEGNVYLDSQNITKLPMYKRAQMGIGYLPQEASVFRKLSVEDNIAAVLEMTDLKKAQQKEKLESLLEEFHLTHVRKSPGDVLSGGERRRTEIARALAVDPKFILLDEPFAGIDPIAVEDIQAIVAKLKYKNIGILITDHNVQETLSITDRAYLLFEGKILKSGTAEELASDEQVRKVYLGQNFVLHRKNYLDEAARQQ from the coding sequence ATGGGACTTAAAATTCATACAGACCAACTGGTCAAGAAATACGGAGCCCGCACGGTGGTGAACCACGTATCCGTAGAAGTGGAACAGGGGGAGATCGTGGGCCTGCTGGGGCCTAACGGCGCCGGCAAAACCACTACTTTTTATATGGTGGTGGGCCTCATTAAACCCGATGAAGGCAACGTATACCTTGACTCCCAGAACATTACCAAGCTGCCCATGTATAAACGGGCCCAGATGGGCATTGGCTACCTGCCCCAGGAAGCCTCCGTATTCCGCAAGCTCAGCGTGGAAGACAATATTGCCGCCGTGCTGGAAATGACGGACCTCAAAAAGGCCCAGCAGAAGGAAAAGCTGGAAAGCCTGCTGGAAGAGTTCCACCTTACCCACGTGCGCAAAAGCCCCGGGGATGTACTGTCCGGTGGTGAGCGCCGCCGTACCGAAATAGCCCGCGCCCTCGCAGTAGACCCTAAATTTATCCTGCTGGATGAGCCCTTTGCAGGGATAGACCCCATCGCCGTGGAAGACATCCAGGCCATCGTGGCCAAGCTCAAATACAAGAACATTGGCATCCTCATCACAGACCATAACGTACAGGAAACCCTCTCCATCACAGACCGGGCCTACCTGCTGTTTGAAGGCAAGATCCTCAAATCCGGCACGGCCGAGGAACTGGCCAGTGACGAACAGGTGAGAAAAGTGTATCTTGGGCAGAATTTTGTGCTGCACCGTAAGAATTATCTTGACGAAGCCGCCAGACAACAGTAA
- a CDS encoding methylenetetrahydrofolate reductase codes for MKITEHIAAAAGKKQTPISFEILPPLKGKSIESTYDHLDPLMEFKPSFVNVTYHRSEHMFKKRPDGTFEKVEIRKRPGTVGICAALMNHYKIDAVPHLICGGFTREETENALIDLGFLGVDNVLVLRGDAPKNESFFEAEPGGHRYAIELLEQVANMNNGVYLEKDLQGGVKTNFCIGVAGYPEKHSEAPNLQIDLEFLKKKVDAGAEYVITQMFFDNQKYFDFVTRCRAAGINIPIIPGLKPLTSKKQLTTLPPIFNVDIPSDLALAMMKTKTDKEAEQVGTEWLIAQSKELKAFGVPVLHYYTLGKPMVVRDAVAAIV; via the coding sequence ATGAAGATCACTGAACATATTGCTGCTGCAGCCGGGAAGAAGCAAACACCCATCTCTTTCGAAATATTGCCCCCCTTGAAGGGCAAGAGCATTGAATCCACCTACGACCACCTGGATCCGTTGATGGAATTCAAGCCTTCTTTCGTAAATGTGACCTACCATCGCAGCGAGCATATGTTCAAAAAGCGCCCGGATGGCACTTTTGAAAAGGTGGAGATCCGCAAGCGCCCCGGCACCGTAGGCATTTGCGCGGCGCTCATGAACCATTATAAGATAGACGCAGTACCCCACCTGATCTGTGGCGGCTTTACCCGGGAAGAAACGGAGAATGCCCTGATAGACCTGGGTTTCCTGGGGGTAGACAACGTGCTGGTGCTGCGTGGGGATGCTCCTAAGAACGAAAGCTTCTTTGAGGCAGAGCCCGGCGGGCACCGCTATGCCATAGAACTGCTGGAACAGGTGGCCAATATGAACAATGGCGTTTACCTGGAAAAAGACCTGCAGGGCGGCGTAAAGACCAACTTCTGCATAGGCGTGGCCGGCTACCCGGAAAAACATTCAGAAGCCCCCAACCTGCAGATAGACCTGGAATTCCTCAAGAAAAAAGTGGATGCCGGCGCTGAATACGTGATCACCCAGATGTTCTTCGATAACCAGAAGTACTTTGATTTCGTAACCCGCTGCCGCGCAGCAGGGATCAATATTCCCATCATCCCGGGCCTGAAACCGCTCACCAGCAAAAAGCAGCTCACCACCCTGCCTCCCATCTTCAATGTAGACATCCCGTCTGACCTGGCCCTGGCCATGATGAAGACCAAAACAGACAAAGAAGCAGAGCAGGTGGGCACTGAGTGGCTCATTGCCCAGTCCAAAGAACTCAAAGCATTTGGCGTACCCGTACTGCACTACTACACCCTGGGCAAGCCCATGGTAGTGCGCGATGCGGTGGCAGCCATTGTATAA
- a CDS encoding alpha/beta fold hydrolase: MHTHTVAVPGCNLHYTVSGSGAPLLLIPALGGEAWWYHKLLPVLATHFTVITYDQRGCGQSAPSAFPSCVSTQSHDALSVLQAAGEEAAHVVGLSSGGAIALDLARQAGTPLVTFPGHHLSSFHDAEAWSQRLLAHLQALA; encoded by the coding sequence ATGCACACCCATACCGTAGCCGTTCCTGGCTGCAACCTTCATTATACTGTTTCCGGCAGCGGCGCCCCGCTGTTACTCATTCCCGCACTGGGTGGCGAAGCCTGGTGGTACCATAAACTGCTGCCCGTACTGGCCACCCACTTTACCGTGATCACCTATGACCAGCGCGGATGCGGGCAAAGCGCGCCTTCAGCTTTCCCCTCCTGTGTAAGTACCCAGAGCCACGATGCACTGTCCGTGCTGCAAGCTGCCGGCGAGGAAGCCGCCCATGTGGTGGGCCTGAGCAGTGGCGGCGCTATTGCGCTGGACCTGGCCCGGCAGGCAGGCACGCCCCTGGTCACTTTCCCGGGGCACCACCTCTCTTCCTTCCACGACGCGGAGGCCTGGAGCCAGCGGCTGCTGGCGCATTTGCAGGCATTGGCATAA
- a CDS encoding outer membrane beta-barrel protein: MKKIVLLIVLTFLSTVVSAQASLGFKGGYVFSDLDFGNNAGVPAARSHGRTTWQAALMLNVPLGVPGLYLEPNLGFVRKGAAFSGGPKLVGPGGAPGTGQSLLLDYLELPVNAVYKFSLPFGKLAVGAGPYVAYGLAGRFDYVLENGSGTNATASRDVTFSKAYSNTSINMERWDAGLNGMLSLEFNNYLVVGANYSYGLANINRSNFGDLHNRYLGVTLGILLNREDY; the protein is encoded by the coding sequence ATGAAAAAGATTGTACTGTTGATTGTTCTGACATTTCTGAGCACTGTCGTATCTGCACAGGCCAGCCTTGGATTTAAAGGTGGCTACGTTTTCTCTGATCTGGATTTCGGCAATAACGCCGGCGTACCGGCGGCCCGCAGCCATGGGCGCACTACCTGGCAGGCGGCACTGATGCTGAATGTGCCCCTGGGCGTACCGGGCCTGTACCTGGAGCCCAACCTGGGTTTTGTACGCAAGGGTGCTGCTTTTTCCGGCGGGCCCAAACTGGTAGGCCCGGGCGGGGCACCTGGCACCGGTCAAAGCCTGCTGCTGGATTACCTGGAGCTGCCGGTGAATGCAGTCTATAAATTTTCACTTCCCTTTGGCAAGCTGGCAGTAGGCGCCGGTCCTTACGTAGCTTACGGCCTGGCTGGCAGGTTTGACTACGTCCTGGAAAATGGCAGCGGTACCAATGCTACCGCCAGCAGGGATGTTACGTTTTCCAAGGCCTACAGCAACACCAGCATCAACATGGAGCGCTGGGATGCGGGGCTGAATGGGATGCTAAGCCTGGAGTTTAACAACTACCTGGTAGTGGGCGCCAATTACAGCTATGGCCTGGCCAATATAAATCGTTCCAACTTCGGGGATCTGCATAACCGTTACCTGGGCGTTACCCTCGGCATTTTGCTGAACCGCGAAGATTATTGA
- a CDS encoding porin family protein, whose translation MKKLLLLAVIMMTAAVSFGQVTFGVEAGPNFSSYTAKPDRGDKQTSKIRTSVRAGLTADLPLGNDCYIGTGLFYMGKGGVSKDDSNFKTKLSYLQLPIDFMYKADVGEGKVILAAGPYLALGLGGTAEYSLAGRTISTKIFEDEAGDAKLKRFDMGVGIQVGYQFPMNLYLGLNTDLGLVNAYSNSDVGKWHNTSFAVSVGYKFGGK comes from the coding sequence ATGAAAAAGCTTTTATTGCTTGCGGTGATCATGATGACCGCCGCTGTATCCTTCGGCCAGGTAACTTTTGGCGTGGAGGCAGGCCCCAACTTTTCCAGCTACACTGCGAAACCGGACCGGGGCGACAAACAAACTTCCAAGATCCGCACCAGTGTGCGTGCCGGCCTCACCGCAGACCTGCCCCTGGGCAATGATTGCTACATAGGCACCGGCCTGTTTTACATGGGCAAAGGTGGCGTTAGCAAAGACGATTCCAACTTCAAGACAAAGCTCTCTTACCTGCAGCTGCCCATTGATTTTATGTACAAGGCAGACGTGGGAGAAGGGAAGGTGATACTGGCCGCCGGCCCCTACCTGGCCCTGGGCCTGGGTGGCACCGCGGAATATTCCCTGGCCGGCCGTACCATATCCACCAAGATCTTTGAAGACGAAGCAGGCGATGCAAAGCTGAAACGGTTTGATATGGGCGTGGGTATCCAGGTAGGTTACCAGTTCCCCATGAACCTGTACCTGGGCCTCAACACAGACCTGGGACTGGTGAATGCTTACAGCAATTCTGATGTGGGTAAATGGCATAATACCTCCTTTGCCGTATCCGTAGGTTATAAGTTTGGAGGAAAATAA
- a CDS encoding porin family protein, with protein MTKKIMLTVSALAIAAASFAQSTSSMNEPPTRARVGIKGGLNLSNISNHNNGSTDNNKTLAGWNAGVIVDLPLAPILSLQPGVFYTTKGTKIEGGTKGSVTDPYYKYTTNPSYIEVPVNFVAKLPLGDYTNKFFVGAGPYAAFGVAGKNKWTSNVGGVESSGSSTIKWDDDTPFNSGDPNQGYDKLKRFDWGLNFLTGFELNDFIISAQYGLGFNKIYSGTDDQRNDKSKNRVFTVSVGWLF; from the coding sequence ATGACTAAGAAGATCATGTTAACAGTGAGCGCATTGGCAATAGCGGCAGCTTCTTTCGCGCAATCAACATCGTCCATGAATGAACCGCCCACCCGCGCAAGAGTAGGGATCAAAGGCGGCCTGAACCTGTCTAATATTTCTAACCATAACAATGGGTCTACAGACAACAATAAAACCCTGGCCGGATGGAATGCCGGTGTGATCGTAGACCTGCCGCTGGCGCCCATCCTGTCATTGCAGCCGGGTGTGTTTTATACCACCAAGGGTACGAAGATAGAAGGGGGGACCAAAGGGTCTGTAACCGATCCATACTATAAATACACCACTAACCCTTCCTACATTGAGGTGCCGGTAAACTTCGTGGCCAAGCTGCCCCTGGGTGACTACACCAACAAGTTTTTCGTAGGTGCGGGACCGTATGCAGCCTTTGGTGTAGCCGGTAAGAACAAGTGGACGTCCAATGTGGGAGGTGTGGAAAGCAGTGGCTCTTCCACCATCAAATGGGATGACGATACCCCCTTTAACAGTGGGGATCCTAACCAGGGCTATGATAAACTGAAACGTTTTGACTGGGGCCTTAACTTCCTGACCGGCTTTGAACTGAATGACTTTATTATCTCCGCGCAGTATGGCCTTGGGTTTAACAAGATCTACAGTGGCACAGATGACCAACGGAATGACAAGAGTAAGAACCGTGTGTTCACGGTATCTGTAGGCTGGTTGTTCTAA
- a CDS encoding TlpA family protein disulfide reductase, translating into MRKLLMLLTAVLFLRPALQAQGYHITVQVKPLKQGRLYLGHYMGKGTYLADSAMIGPDGTAVFQGKEKLLGGIYLVVMPDKRGYFEMLVDKQQDFSVTSDTSDLSAKATFKNSADNDLFSGYNHFLAANAAEGNALAAQRATLKTAADTAAWRTRQVAFTKKIQAYRDDVVAKHPQTLLASIFRVMQEPVVPPTPPGEDSTFPYRYYRAHFFDGTDFSDGRLVRTPVLEAKLQQYFQTLVPGYPDSINAACDEVIAKTRKDKEMFKFVLWWLTYNYESSQYMGMDAVFVYLVEKYYVPGDAYWLTDEQLNKIVSRAYAIAPNLIGQRAAPLELKTPDNKPVSLYTTKSKYTVLVFWDPTCGHCKIEVPRLDSAYRASWQKMGVTLFGVKTDGTVDQWKEFIKDNKLSDAWVQAYDPENKTNYHHLYDVYSTPLVYLLDENKKILAKRLGVEQLDEFLKHSTAAKQ; encoded by the coding sequence ATGCGTAAACTTTTAATGCTTTTAACGGCCGTACTGTTCCTGCGGCCCGCCCTGCAAGCACAGGGATACCATATCACCGTTCAGGTAAAACCATTGAAACAAGGCCGGCTCTACCTGGGCCACTACATGGGCAAAGGCACCTACCTGGCAGATTCTGCGATGATAGGCCCCGATGGCACCGCCGTATTCCAGGGCAAGGAAAAACTGCTGGGCGGCATTTATCTGGTGGTGATGCCGGATAAGCGTGGCTATTTTGAAATGCTGGTAGACAAACAGCAGGATTTCTCCGTGACCTCCGATACCAGCGATCTCTCCGCAAAAGCCACTTTCAAGAACTCCGCAGATAATGATCTTTTCTCCGGTTACAATCATTTCCTGGCGGCCAATGCCGCGGAAGGCAATGCCCTGGCTGCGCAGCGCGCCACGCTGAAAACCGCTGCCGATACCGCTGCATGGCGCACCCGCCAGGTGGCTTTCACCAAAAAGATCCAGGCCTACCGCGATGACGTGGTGGCCAAACACCCGCAAACCCTGCTGGCCAGCATTTTCCGCGTGATGCAGGAGCCCGTGGTGCCGCCCACCCCTCCCGGTGAAGACTCCACCTTCCCCTACCGCTATTACCGCGCACATTTCTTTGACGGCACAGACTTCAGCGATGGCCGCCTGGTACGCACCCCCGTGCTGGAAGCCAAGCTGCAACAGTACTTCCAGACCCTGGTGCCCGGCTACCCGGATTCTATCAACGCTGCCTGTGATGAAGTGATAGCCAAAACCCGCAAGGACAAAGAGATGTTCAAGTTTGTACTGTGGTGGCTTACCTACAATTATGAATCATCCCAGTACATGGGCATGGATGCCGTGTTTGTATACCTGGTGGAAAAATATTACGTGCCGGGCGATGCCTATTGGCTCACGGATGAACAGCTGAACAAGATCGTGTCCCGCGCATACGCTATTGCACCCAACCTCATAGGCCAGCGCGCCGCGCCCCTGGAGCTGAAAACACCAGACAACAAACCCGTTTCACTCTACACCACCAAATCAAAATACACGGTGCTGGTGTTCTGGGACCCTACGTGCGGCCATTGCAAAATTGAGGTGCCCCGGCTGGACTCCGCCTACCGTGCCAGCTGGCAGAAAATGGGCGTTACGCTGTTTGGCGTAAAGACCGATGGTACCGTGGACCAGTGGAAAGAATTTATCAAAGACAATAAGCTTTCCGATGCATGGGTGCAGGCGTACGATCCCGAAAACAAGACCAACTATCATCACCTGTACGACGTGTATTCAACACCGTTAGTCTACCTGCTGGACGAGAATAAAAAGATCCTTGCAAAGCGGTTGGGTGTGGAACAATTGGACGAGTTCCTCAAACACAGTACAGCAGCCAAGCAATAG
- the rlmD gene encoding 23S rRNA (uracil(1939)-C(5))-methyltransferase RlmD has translation MKKKNVVLAQVPVSGYAAEGKALAKIDGKVIFIEGGVVPGDVVDVRLRKNKKDWAEGKAIHIHTYSPTRTEPFCEHFGTCGGCKWQMLPYAEQLKYKAQQVEDHLTRIGKMALPPITPILGGELTRHYRNKLEFTFSNRAYVPQDELETLPDEGGIPQRNALGFHIPRLFDKVLDINTCYLQQEPVNLIRNTIRAYALEHDLSFYDIRAQTGWLRNLVVRICTTGEIMVNLVIHHEDKAARTALLDHLLAIVPSITTLVYTINPKKNDSIFDLEPRTYHGKGYITEKLEDFVFKIGPKSFFQTNSYQGERLYQVTRDYAGLTGHETVYDLYCGTGSIGIFVSKKARKIIGIELVKEAIDDAIENAKDNGVQNAEFFAGDVIDICNDEFFAHHGAPDVIITDPPRAGMHEKLVQKLLEIAAPKIVYVSCNPATQARDLALLDAKYTVERVQPVDMFPHTHHIENVVLLQRRPNI, from the coding sequence GTGAAGAAAAAAAATGTAGTCCTGGCGCAGGTCCCGGTAAGCGGTTATGCCGCGGAGGGCAAAGCGCTGGCCAAGATAGACGGTAAAGTAATTTTTATTGAGGGCGGCGTGGTGCCCGGTGACGTCGTGGATGTGCGGCTGCGCAAGAACAAGAAAGACTGGGCAGAAGGCAAGGCCATTCATATACACACCTATTCTCCCACCCGTACGGAGCCTTTCTGTGAGCACTTTGGCACCTGTGGTGGCTGCAAATGGCAGATGCTGCCCTATGCGGAGCAGCTGAAATACAAGGCCCAGCAGGTGGAAGACCACCTGACCCGCATTGGCAAAATGGCCCTGCCCCCCATTACGCCCATCCTGGGTGGGGAACTGACCCGCCATTACCGTAACAAACTGGAATTTACCTTCAGTAACCGCGCCTATGTGCCCCAGGACGAACTGGAAACCCTGCCCGATGAGGGCGGCATTCCCCAACGCAATGCCCTGGGCTTCCACATTCCCCGCCTGTTTGACAAGGTGCTGGATATCAATACCTGCTACCTGCAGCAGGAACCAGTGAACCTGATCCGCAACACCATCCGCGCCTACGCCCTGGAGCACGACCTGTCTTTCTACGACATCCGCGCCCAGACCGGCTGGCTGCGCAACCTGGTGGTCCGCATCTGCACCACCGGCGAGATCATGGTGAACCTCGTGATCCACCATGAAGACAAGGCGGCCCGCACCGCCCTGCTGGACCACCTGCTGGCCATTGTGCCTTCCATTACCACGCTGGTATACACCATCAACCCGAAAAAGAACGACAGCATTTTTGACCTGGAGCCCAGAACTTACCATGGCAAGGGTTACATCACCGAAAAACTGGAGGATTTCGTATTTAAGATAGGCCCTAAATCCTTTTTCCAGACCAACAGCTACCAGGGTGAGCGCCTGTACCAGGTAACCCGCGACTATGCTGGCCTTACCGGCCACGAAACCGTGTATGACCTGTATTGCGGCACCGGCAGCATTGGCATCTTTGTATCTAAGAAAGCCAGGAAGATCATCGGCATTGAACTGGTGAAGGAAGCGATAGACGATGCCATTGAAAATGCGAAGGACAATGGCGTGCAGAACGCGGAATTCTTTGCTGGCGATGTGATAGACATCTGCAATGATGAATTTTTTGCGCACCATGGCGCCCCGGATGTGATCATCACCGATCCGCCCCGCGCAGGCATGCACGAAAAGCTGGTACAAAAACTGCTTGAAATAGCCGCCCCGAAGATTGTGTATGTGAGCTGTAACCCTGCTACACAGGCCAGGGATCTGGCTTTGCTGGATGCCAAGTACACGGTGGAACGGGTGCAGCCAGTGGACATGTTCCCGCATACCCATCACATTGAGAATGTAGTGCTGCTGCAACGCAGGCCTAATATCTAA
- a CDS encoding rhomboid family intramembrane serine protease — protein MHFTKPRKIDLIPPIVIKNLLIINGLVFLAQLTAGNSLREWMEDHLALHYWGSDMFSPYQFFTHLFMHESLLHLLSNLGTLWLFGSLLEKLWGPGRFLVFYLLCGMGAAALYMGVQNFQNNQLQHDAQAFLDQPTYQHFMQLDARYDLSSGDYVYDETKSRLASYPHDPEVIFTTKEFVRQFVDSYTNTYVLGASGAVFGILFAFGFLFPNMIVWPLRWRAKYVVGAYILLELILGFHHVPGDNVAHFAHLSGVLISYILLKAWAGAGKSNYH, from the coding sequence ATGCATTTTACCAAGCCCAGGAAAATAGACCTCATCCCTCCCATCGTCATAAAAAACCTGCTGATCATCAACGGGCTGGTTTTCCTGGCGCAGCTTACCGCGGGCAACAGCCTGCGGGAGTGGATGGAAGACCACCTGGCACTGCACTACTGGGGATCGGATATGTTCTCTCCCTACCAGTTCTTCACCCATTTGTTCATGCACGAGTCCCTGCTGCACTTGCTCAGCAACCTGGGCACCCTCTGGCTCTTCGGCAGCCTGCTGGAAAAGCTGTGGGGACCGGGGCGTTTCCTGGTGTTCTACCTGCTGTGTGGCATGGGCGCCGCCGCCCTGTACATGGGGGTGCAGAACTTCCAGAACAACCAGTTACAGCATGATGCGCAGGCCTTCCTGGACCAGCCTACCTACCAGCACTTCATGCAGCTGGACGCCCGCTACGACCTCTCTTCCGGTGATTATGTATATGATGAGACCAAGTCGCGCCTGGCCAGCTACCCGCACGACCCAGAGGTGATCTTTACCACCAAGGAATTTGTGCGCCAGTTTGTGGACAGTTATACCAACACCTATGTGCTGGGGGCATCCGGCGCCGTGTTTGGGATCCTCTTCGCTTTTGGGTTTCTTTTCCCCAATATGATCGTGTGGCCCCTGCGCTGGCGGGCCAAGTACGTGGTAGGCGCCTACATCCTGCTGGAGCTTATCCTGGGCTTCCACCACGTGCCCGGTGATAATGTGGCGCATTTTGCCCACCTGAGTGGCGTACTCATCAGTTATATCCTGCTCAAGGCGTGGGCCGGGGCGGGCAAGTCTAATTACCATTAA
- a CDS encoding rhomboid family intramembrane serine protease, translating into MQVAEKGHEPTLSLGEERNMVTKLVSINLTVFVLLFFIKVIFMLGSYHETSFEEVADWLTLPASPARLLVKPWSLLTFMFSHGPLGNAWFDVSIVYDMVWLYFFGTILQRTAGYQRIVPLYVFGGLAGAVFYIAGMNLIPGFRLLASSSFFMGAGPSVMAIAVAATVYAPGYRLLTGPGHKGGIPLWIISALYFVLLIGANVMDHNFGGIYLLLAGGALTGFVLIHQYQQGRDWGARLNRLLYRASHMFHPDEDNTREQLLSHGMPFRRTAPRSASVTEAELNEVLDKINMQGIDALSVEEKDTLLRASKRD; encoded by the coding sequence ATGCAAGTTGCAGAAAAGGGGCACGAGCCCACGCTTTCACTCGGTGAAGAAAGGAACATGGTTACAAAACTAGTTTCCATTAACCTCACCGTTTTTGTGCTGTTGTTTTTTATAAAAGTGATCTTCATGCTGGGCAGTTACCATGAAACCTCTTTTGAGGAAGTGGCAGACTGGCTCACCCTTCCTGCATCTCCCGCCCGCCTGCTGGTAAAGCCCTGGTCCCTGCTCACCTTCATGTTTAGCCATGGCCCCCTGGGCAATGCCTGGTTTGATGTAAGTATTGTGTATGACATGGTGTGGCTTTATTTCTTTGGGACCATTCTGCAGCGCACGGCCGGTTACCAGCGGATCGTTCCCCTGTACGTTTTTGGCGGCCTTGCAGGCGCCGTATTTTACATAGCCGGTATGAACCTCATTCCCGGTTTCCGCCTGCTGGCGTCTTCTTCCTTTTTTATGGGCGCTGGTCCCAGTGTAATGGCCATTGCCGTAGCTGCCACGGTGTATGCTCCTGGTTACCGCCTGCTCACCGGCCCGGGCCACAAGGGCGGCATTCCGCTGTGGATCATCAGTGCGTTGTATTTTGTACTGCTGATAGGTGCTAATGTGATGGACCATAATTTCGGAGGTATCTACCTGCTGCTGGCAGGAGGCGCGCTCACTGGCTTTGTGCTGATACACCAGTACCAGCAGGGCCGCGACTGGGGCGCCCGTCTGAACCGCCTCCTGTACCGGGCATCCCATATGTTTCACCCCGACGAGGACAATACCCGAGAACAATTACTGAGCCATGGCATGCCTTTCCGCCGCACAGCCCCCCGCAGCGCCAGTGTAACAGAAGCAGAACTGAATGAAGTGCTTGACAAAATAAATATGCAGGGCATAGACGCCCTCTCCGTGGAAGAAAAGGATACCCTGCTGCGCGCCAGCAAAAGGGACTAG
- a CDS encoding endonuclease/exonuclease/phosphatase family protein produces MPLRLKNGLCRALLVLHILFTILLFCSAFLPRLHPHRFALGTLAGIPFLFLAVAMLCFVPVWLVCGKKYYLLSLAALLVCLQPLSVSLGGHLFAKAEKPATNSFRLMTFNASSLGLKHYREDTAVQNKVYRTIQQANPDILCLQEFYSGRQYNRTNNLDSICQVMDYPSCFFTADVHRWEQVFLGIALYTRFPILQARAIAVDSTQEGSGHSILEADLLMHGDTVRLYTVQLKSYMFTDTDFAAIDRIRQLQDLTLHNTRHLLSRMTHTVIPRAYEADTLHALIAHSPYPVLLCGDFNDVPVSYTYHVLSTGMQDAFLAQGWGIGRTYRTLAPTLRIDYILTDPRLYCEAYNTFPHPLFEHTPVMATLHLQKL; encoded by the coding sequence ATGCCTTTACGGTTAAAGAATGGCCTATGCCGTGCATTGCTGGTACTGCACATCCTCTTTACTATTTTACTGTTTTGCTCCGCCTTCCTGCCCCGGCTGCACCCGCACCGGTTTGCCCTGGGTACCCTGGCCGGCATCCCCTTTTTATTCCTGGCCGTGGCCATGCTTTGTTTTGTACCGGTATGGCTGGTCTGTGGTAAAAAATATTACCTGCTCTCCCTGGCGGCGCTGCTGGTTTGCCTGCAGCCGCTGTCTGTGAGCCTGGGTGGCCATCTCTTTGCCAAGGCAGAAAAGCCGGCCACCAACAGTTTCCGGCTAATGACCTTTAATGCCAGCAGCCTGGGACTGAAGCACTACCGCGAGGACACCGCTGTGCAGAACAAGGTGTACCGCACCATACAGCAGGCGAATCCGGATATCTTGTGCCTGCAGGAATTCTACAGTGGCCGGCAGTATAACCGGACCAACAACCTGGACTCCATCTGCCAGGTGATGGATTATCCTTCCTGCTTTTTTACAGCAGATGTACACCGCTGGGAACAGGTGTTCCTGGGTATTGCCCTGTATACGCGCTTTCCCATTTTACAGGCCCGCGCCATTGCGGTGGATAGTACCCAGGAGGGCAGCGGCCATAGCATCCTGGAGGCAGACCTGCTGATGCATGGCGATACCGTGCGGCTCTATACCGTGCAGTTGAAATCCTATATGTTTACTGACACTGATTTTGCCGCCATTGACCGCATCCGGCAATTGCAGGATCTTACACTGCACAACACACGTCACCTCCTCTCGCGCATGACCCACACCGTGATCCCGCGTGCTTACGAAGCAGATACCCTGCATGCGCTGATAGCCCACAGCCCTTACCCCGTACTGCTTTGCGGCGATTTCAATGACGTGCCCGTGTCTTATACCTACCATGTACTGAGCACTGGCATGCAGGATGCATTCCTGGCGCAGGGCTGGGGCATAGGCCGCACTTACCGTACCCTGGCGCCCACGCTGCGCATTGATTACATCCTTACTGATCCACGCCTGTATTGCGAAGCATACAACACCTTCCCACACCCGCTCTTTGAGCACACACCGGTGATGGCCACCCTGCACCTGCAAAAACTTTAG